In Streptococcus respiraculi, one DNA window encodes the following:
- a CDS encoding FAD-binding protein yields the protein MTKELFEAVRLASGVELKNRVVVSPMTTQSAYFDGSMTEELIRYYAHRAGEVGAVIVESAFVDNYGRGFYGAVGIDKDDKVEGLARLAKTIQDKGSKAFIQIYHAGRMAFPEMNEGKNPISASAVAALRPNAPIPTEMTHREILDMIAAFAEGVRRAIRAGFDGVELHGANTYLIQQFFSPHSNRREDAWGGSREKRAKFPVEVVKAAKRVIEEEGAENFVLGYRFSPEELEEPGIRFEDTMYLLNTLAEYDLDYVHFSMGIYTRNSIVDVNDPEMLITKFLAERSEKLAQIPVMGVGGILQKADAEGALAAGYDLLAVAKGFLTEPDWVSVIREGKEVRPFADIHDREELVIPTPLWQFMDDTFFLVKDIEQEKKKQARLAELMSQDLAFTPGQYHVTAHGHNSELPMVVTFDETRITAIEIDSGSESAGLSDLVFERMPKQIIEFQTLNVDAVSGASSTSQGVIDGVAEAALQASGQDAVDVLKARQKPVIERSTKVIEEEVDVVVVGGGAAGIAAALRADELGLSVALVEKLSFIGGAISVSGGNQVVMGSRLQHESGVLDDTPQLMMEDFLENGNHKNVMELLELLANNVGQATDWVHDYVGVEYDMAGGLHVLAEYRKNRELAYAHGGHGFAASVRAKMAASSVNLLLQTKAEKLLTDGQGRVTGLVAVEENGTTHRISSKAVILTTGGYGNNKAMLSDELKGVLFYGTRSSMGEGVQMAQAPDVNAATLMMDLGKIYPNGVEVSPGTAKSTIGGNIAVLRENGLLVNTNGQRVVNERASNHDILDVLMEQESKVLYLLLDQHHFSIFRKEIAEGGISEKEVEEWLASNGSKTPYLFHADTLEELADLAGMDTHALANTVERFNSFVANGKDEDFNRQIEFLQVPVGEGPYYMIEQKPRFATTMGGLVVNSRLEVMNQDGQAIAGLYAAGEVVGGVMGTDSPSGANNAWALTSGKLAAEQLAN from the coding sequence ATGACAAAAGAACTTTTTGAAGCCGTTCGCCTAGCTTCTGGAGTAGAACTAAAAAATAGAGTTGTAGTCTCTCCAATGACCACTCAGTCCGCTTATTTTGACGGAAGTATGACAGAAGAATTAATTCGTTACTACGCCCACCGTGCGGGCGAGGTAGGTGCTGTCATCGTCGAATCTGCCTTCGTGGACAATTACGGTCGTGGCTTCTACGGTGCAGTAGGGATTGACAAGGATGATAAGGTTGAAGGTCTAGCTCGTCTTGCAAAAACTATTCAAGACAAGGGTTCAAAAGCCTTTATCCAAATTTACCACGCAGGTCGGATGGCCTTCCCAGAAATGAATGAGGGGAAAAATCCGATTTCTGCTTCGGCTGTAGCTGCCCTTCGTCCAAACGCACCCATACCAACAGAGATGACCCATCGTGAGATTTTGGATATGATTGCAGCTTTTGCTGAAGGTGTGCGCCGTGCTATCCGAGCTGGGTTTGATGGAGTTGAATTGCACGGTGCCAATACGTACTTAATCCAACAATTCTTCTCTCCACACTCAAACCGTCGTGAAGATGCTTGGGGTGGTAGCAGAGAAAAACGGGCAAAATTCCCAGTTGAAGTCGTGAAGGCAGCAAAACGCGTGATTGAAGAAGAAGGGGCAGAAAATTTTGTACTCGGCTACCGCTTCTCGCCTGAAGAATTAGAAGAGCCTGGTATTCGTTTTGAAGATACCATGTATCTCTTGAATACCTTGGCAGAATATGATTTGGATTATGTCCATTTCTCAATGGGAATCTACACTCGTAATTCCATCGTGGATGTCAATGATCCAGAAATGCTCATTACAAAATTCCTTGCAGAGCGTTCTGAAAAACTAGCCCAAATTCCTGTCATGGGTGTCGGAGGTATTCTTCAAAAAGCAGATGCTGAGGGTGCGCTCGCAGCCGGTTATGATTTGTTAGCTGTTGCCAAAGGCTTTTTGACAGAGCCAGACTGGGTGAGCGTCATCCGTGAAGGTAAAGAAGTTCGTCCATTTGCAGATATTCACGACCGTGAAGAGTTGGTCATTCCAACGCCTTTGTGGCAATTTATGGATGATACCTTCTTCTTGGTCAAAGACATTGAACAAGAAAAGAAAAAACAGGCTCGCTTGGCGGAATTAATGAGTCAGGATCTAGCCTTTACTCCTGGTCAATACCACGTAACCGCGCATGGTCACAATAGTGAATTGCCGATGGTCGTGACCTTTGATGAGACGCGCATTACCGCCATTGAAATTGATAGTGGTAGTGAGTCAGCAGGTCTTTCTGACTTGGTATTTGAACGGATGCCAAAACAAATCATTGAGTTCCAAACTCTCAATGTCGATGCTGTTTCAGGTGCATCATCAACCAGTCAAGGGGTTATTGATGGAGTAGCAGAAGCAGCTCTTCAAGCTAGTGGTCAAGATGCAGTGGATGTATTGAAAGCGCGTCAAAAACCAGTTATTGAGCGCTCAACAAAAGTTATCGAAGAAGAAGTGGACGTAGTCGTTGTTGGTGGTGGTGCAGCAGGGATTGCTGCGGCTCTTCGAGCAGATGAGCTTGGCTTGTCAGTTGCTCTCGTTGAAAAACTCAGCTTTATTGGTGGAGCCATTTCAGTATCAGGTGGGAATCAAGTCGTGATGGGTTCTCGTCTCCAACATGAATCAGGCGTTCTTGACGATACACCTCAATTGATGATGGAAGACTTTCTTGAAAATGGAAACCACAAAAATGTCATGGAACTCCTTGAGCTCTTGGCTAATAATGTTGGTCAAGCAACGGATTGGGTGCATGACTATGTCGGTGTAGAGTACGATATGGCTGGTGGCTTGCATGTTCTTGCTGAATACCGTAAGAACCGCGAATTGGCTTATGCCCACGGTGGTCACGGATTTGCGGCTTCTGTTCGTGCAAAAATGGCTGCTTCATCTGTCAACTTGTTGCTCCAAACCAAGGCTGAAAAACTCTTGACAGATGGTCAAGGTCGTGTGACAGGTCTTGTTGCGGTCGAAGAAAATGGAACCACCCACCGCATTTCTTCAAAAGCAGTCATTCTTACAACAGGTGGTTACGGAAACAACAAGGCCATGCTCTCAGATGAATTGAAAGGTGTCTTGTTCTATGGGACACGCTCATCAATGGGAGAAGGAGTACAGATGGCACAAGCGCCAGATGTCAACGCGGCAACCTTGATGATGGATCTCGGAAAAATCTATCCAAACGGTGTCGAAGTCTCACCAGGTACTGCCAAATCAACCATCGGAGGAAATATTGCTGTCCTTCGCGAAAATGGTCTTTTGGTCAATACCAACGGCCAACGTGTGGTCAATGAACGCGCAAGTAACCACGACATTCTCGATGTCCTTATGGAGCAAGAATCCAAAGTTCTCTATCTCCTACTTGACCAGCATCATTTCTCTATCTTCCGTAAGGAAATTGCAGAAGGTGGTATTTCAGAGAAAGAAGTAGAAGAATGGTTGGCAAGTAATGGTAGCAAGACTCCATACCTCTTCCATGCTGACACGCTAGAAGAATTGGCAGACTTAGCAGGTATGGACACTCATGCTCTTGCAAATACCGTTGAGCGCTTCAACAGCTTTGTCGCAAATGGCAAAGATGAAGATTTCAACCGTCAAATCGAATTCCTACAAGTGCCAGTTGGTGAAGGACCGTACTACATGATTGAGCAAAAACCACGTTTTGCAACAACTATGGGTGGTCTAGTCGTTAACAGTCGCCTAGAGGTGATGAACCAAGACGGTCAAGCGATTGCAGGCCTCTATGCTGCCGGTGAAGTAGTCGGTGGTGTCATGGGAACAGACTCTCCGTCTGGCGCTAACAATGCTTGGGCTCTGACATCTGGTAAACTGGCTGCAGAGCAGCTTGCAAACTAA
- the aroA gene encoding 3-phosphoshikimate 1-carboxyvinyltransferase, with amino-acid sequence MQLRTNVDRLAGRVRVPGDKSISHRSIMFGSIAQGVTRVYGILRGEDVLSTMQVFRELGVTIEDKGDVVEIHGVGFNGLQAPNKPLDMGNSGTSIRLISGVLAGQDFEVEMIGDDSLSKRPMDRVTIPLRQMGVSISGQTERDLPPLTMKGTKDLQPIQYSLPVASAQVKSALIFAALQAQGESVIIEKELTRNHTEDMIHQFGGEISINGKEIRISGGQTFTGQEVQVPGDISSAAFWLVAGLVVPNAKIELENVGITKTRAGILEVIEAMGGKLILSQVDEVAKSATLTVEASELVGTEIAGDMIPRLIDELPIIALLATQAEGTTIIRDAQELKVKETDRIQVVADALNSMGADITPTEDGMIIKGKTPLHGTSVNTFGDHRIGMMTAIASLLVKEGEVHLERAEAINTSYPSFFEDLQGLIGEK; translated from the coding sequence ATGCAGTTAAGAACAAATGTAGATAGACTAGCAGGAAGAGTGCGCGTGCCAGGTGATAAGTCAATCAGTCATCGCTCAATCATGTTTGGTAGTATAGCCCAAGGAGTGACGAGGGTCTACGGCATTTTACGTGGCGAAGATGTTTTGTCCACCATGCAGGTCTTTCGTGAGCTGGGAGTGACTATTGAGGATAAGGGTGACGTCGTTGAGATTCACGGAGTGGGCTTTAACGGCTTGCAAGCGCCTAACAAGCCCCTTGATATGGGAAATTCTGGAACATCTATCCGCTTGATTTCAGGTGTTCTAGCTGGTCAGGATTTTGAAGTAGAGATGATTGGCGATGACAGTCTTTCAAAACGCCCGATGGATCGGGTAACGATTCCTTTGCGTCAAATGGGAGTAAGCATTTCTGGGCAAACCGAGCGCGATTTACCACCGTTGACCATGAAAGGAACAAAGGACTTGCAGCCGATTCAATATTCTCTACCTGTGGCTTCAGCTCAGGTCAAATCTGCTCTCATTTTTGCAGCCTTACAGGCTCAAGGTGAGTCTGTTATTATTGAAAAAGAATTGACCCGTAACCATACAGAAGACATGATTCACCAGTTTGGCGGTGAGATTAGCATCAATGGCAAGGAAATCCGCATTAGCGGTGGTCAAACCTTTACAGGCCAAGAAGTGCAGGTACCAGGAGATATTTCAAGTGCAGCCTTTTGGCTGGTTGCAGGTCTCGTCGTTCCCAATGCCAAGATTGAACTTGAGAATGTCGGAATTACTAAAACCAGAGCAGGGATTTTAGAGGTCATTGAAGCTATGGGCGGGAAGTTGATTCTTAGTCAGGTGGATGAAGTAGCCAAATCAGCAACCCTGACAGTCGAGGCCTCAGAACTGGTAGGTACTGAGATTGCTGGAGATATGATTCCCCGTCTGATTGATGAATTGCCCATCATTGCTCTTCTTGCCACACAGGCAGAGGGCACGACTATTATTCGTGATGCCCAAGAGCTCAAAGTCAAGGAAACCGACCGCATTCAGGTAGTGGCTGACGCTCTCAACAGCATGGGAGCAGACATTACACCGACCGAGGACGGCATGATTATTAAAGGAAAAACACCGCTTCATGGCACAAGTGTCAACACTTTTGGTGACCACCGCATCGGCATGATGACAGCCATTGCCAGTCTTTTGGTCAAAGAAGGCGAAGTGCATTTGGAGCGGGCAGAAGCAATCAACACTAGTTATCCAAGTTTCTTTGAGGATTTACAAGGATTAATAGGAGAAAAGTAG
- a CDS encoding shikimate kinase, producing the protein MVIILLGFMGAGKTTVSQHIKRPFYDMDTIIEEKIGMSISDFFAQEGEAAFRKIESETLEELLQLEGDIVISTGGGVVISERNRDLLRQNRKYNVLLAASFEVLYERIKEDKIFQRPLFLNNSKEDFHGIYERRMMLYEGLSDLIINTDHRTPEEVARIIQCI; encoded by the coding sequence ATGGTAATTATTTTACTAGGTTTCATGGGCGCAGGAAAGACAACGGTTTCCCAGCATATCAAGCGCCCTTTTTATGATATGGATACGATCATCGAAGAAAAAATTGGTATGTCCATCTCTGATTTTTTTGCGCAAGAAGGCGAAGCAGCCTTTCGGAAGATTGAATCAGAAACCCTAGAAGAACTATTACAACTGGAGGGAGACATTGTGATTTCAACCGGTGGCGGTGTGGTCATCTCAGAAAGAAATCGTGACCTTCTTCGCCAGAATCGCAAGTACAATGTTCTTCTAGCTGCATCTTTTGAGGTTTTATATGAGCGGATTAAGGAGGATAAAATCTTCCAACGTCCCCTCTTTTTGAACAATTCAAAAGAAGATTTCCACGGTATTTACGAGCGTCGTATGATGCTCTATGAGGGACTGTCTGATCTCATCATTAATACAGACCACCGTACGCCAGAAGAAGTAGCAAGGATTATTCAATGTATATAG
- the pheA gene encoding prephenate dehydratase has translation MYIAFLGPRGSFTHQVAQQAFPQAELISYDTITEVMKAVEQHAVDYSVIPVENSIEGSVHETIDYLFHQADLRAVAEVVQPIFQQLMAASPLTDIQVIYSHPQALAQGKKYIDTHYPKARLEATASTAYAARFVASHKDQPFAAIAPHAAAQEYGLEIVAQDIQEMSQNFTRFWVLGNEEQALPLTSTSRKCSLALTLPDNLPGALYKAMSVFAWRGIDLTKIESRPLKTALGEYFFILDAENSQSELLEFALKELTSLGISYKILGDYFIYQAQ, from the coding sequence ATGTATATAGCATTTTTAGGACCACGGGGCTCTTTTACACATCAGGTGGCACAGCAGGCCTTTCCGCAAGCAGAATTGATTTCCTATGATACGATTACAGAGGTCATGAAAGCCGTTGAGCAACATGCGGTTGACTATTCCGTCATTCCAGTTGAAAATTCAATTGAAGGTAGTGTCCATGAGACCATTGACTACCTCTTTCACCAGGCAGACTTGCGTGCAGTGGCAGAAGTTGTCCAGCCGATTTTTCAGCAGTTAATGGCGGCGTCTCCTTTAACAGACATCCAAGTGATTTACTCGCATCCACAGGCTTTGGCTCAAGGAAAAAAATATATCGATACGCATTATCCGAAGGCCCGACTTGAAGCAACAGCAAGTACCGCCTATGCAGCTCGTTTTGTTGCAAGCCACAAAGACCAGCCCTTTGCAGCTATTGCTCCGCACGCAGCAGCTCAGGAATACGGGCTTGAGATTGTCGCACAAGACATTCAGGAAATGAGCCAGAATTTCACCCGTTTTTGGGTCTTGGGAAATGAGGAACAGGCTTTGCCCTTGACATCAACAAGCAGAAAATGTTCGCTTGCTCTGACTCTGCCAGACAACCTACCGGGGGCTCTTTATAAGGCCATGTCAGTGTTTGCGTGGCGGGGAATTGATTTGACCAAGATTGAAAGCAGACCCTTAAAAACAGCTCTGGGAGAATATTTCTTCATTCTTGATGCAGAAAATAGCCAATCAGAACTATTGGAGTTTGCCTTAAAAGAATTGACAAGTCTAGGGATTTCTTATAAGATTTTAGGAGACTATTTTATTTATCAGGCTCAATGA
- a CDS encoding LCP family protein, with product MTRYESNLTHHEELRLDYLRKNIHYLNDREQRELAYLERKLNGDVVQSSRPAPRRSRPVELEDWAEEAEDFRDFELESEEGILPVYPRQQKKKLKARPIKQPKIRKKKKGRIKRLLMLLLLGIVLLLGALGFMFVKGMNGVETKATPETFNGQATKNGVNILILGTDGRAGETSDMTRTDSIMVLNVNNKDKKAKLVSFMRDTLIDMDGADYKLNLAYTFGEQNGHKGAENIREVLKDHFDIDIQYYAMVDFSTFATAIDTLFPEGVTIDAKFGTVNGQQVSSVDVPDDLHMENGLVPNQTIPVGVQQMNGATLLNYARFRKDDESDYGRTKRQQQVIAAILTQAKNPLKLFAGAEALGKVYALTSTNIPQSFLVTNGPFIMLDAKNGVEQTTIPALGDWVDEYDIYGGLGIKIDFEKYQKRLSELGLR from the coding sequence ATGACAAGATATGAGAGTAACCTCACCCATCATGAGGAACTAAGATTAGATTATTTACGAAAAAATATTCATTACTTAAATGATAGGGAACAAAGAGAACTAGCCTACCTAGAACGCAAATTAAATGGCGATGTTGTCCAATCATCACGACCAGCCCCTCGTAGAAGCCGACCAGTAGAGCTAGAAGACTGGGCAGAAGAAGCTGAAGATTTTCGTGATTTTGAGCTGGAATCAGAAGAGGGGATTCTCCCTGTTTATCCTCGTCAGCAAAAGAAAAAGCTAAAGGCGCGTCCCATTAAGCAACCCAAGATTCGCAAGAAGAAAAAGGGCCGAATCAAGCGTTTGCTTATGCTCCTTTTACTAGGAATTGTCCTGCTACTGGGGGCTTTGGGCTTCATGTTTGTCAAAGGGATGAATGGTGTTGAAACCAAGGCCACTCCAGAAACCTTTAACGGTCAAGCTACCAAAAATGGGGTGAACATCCTTATTCTGGGAACAGACGGACGGGCTGGGGAGACTTCAGACATGACGCGAACAGACTCGATCATGGTTTTAAATGTTAATAATAAGGACAAGAAAGCCAAGCTCGTTAGCTTCATGCGTGATACCTTGATTGATATGGATGGAGCAGATTACAAACTGAATCTAGCCTACACATTTGGAGAGCAAAACGGTCATAAGGGTGCTGAAAATATCCGTGAGGTCTTAAAAGATCATTTTGACATTGATATTCAGTATTATGCTATGGTGGACTTTTCAACCTTTGCGACAGCTATTGATACCCTCTTTCCTGAAGGGGTGACAATTGATGCTAAGTTTGGAACCGTAAATGGACAACAGGTGTCATCGGTTGATGTTCCGGATGATTTACATATGGAAAATGGCTTGGTACCGAACCAGACGATTCCAGTCGGTGTCCAACAAATGAATGGGGCAACCCTGCTTAACTATGCTCGCTTCCGTAAAGATGACGAGTCAGATTATGGACGTACCAAACGTCAACAACAGGTGATTGCAGCTATTTTGACACAGGCTAAAAATCCGCTCAAGCTTTTTGCAGGAGCAGAAGCACTTGGAAAAGTCTATGCCCTCACTTCGACCAATATCCCACAAAGCTTTCTAGTAACGAACGGGCCATTTATCATGTTGGATGCTAAAAATGGCGTTGAACAGACAACGATTCCAGCATTGGGTGATTGGGTTGATGAGTATGATATCTATGGTGGCTTAGGAATCAAGATTGACTTTGAAAAATACCAAAAACGCTTGAGCGAATTGGGCTTGCGTTGA
- the rlmD gene encoding 23S rRNA (uracil(1939)-C(5))-methyltransferase RlmD, with protein sequence MMKKNDIVEVEIVDLSHEGQGVAKVDGLVFFVGNALPGEMISMRVLKINKKIGYGKVEERLTTSPDRNEAIDVAYLRSGIADLGHLDYEAQLRFKTKQVKDSLYKIAGIKEIEVPLTLGMEKPFAYRNKAQVPVRRVNGQLETGFFRKNSHDLMPIEDFYIQHPEIDQVIVAVRDLLRRFDLKAYDEQEKSGLIRNVIVRRGHYTGDIMVVFVTTRPKIFRIEQLIELLVARFPQISSIMQNINDRDTNVIFGPDFRLLYGKDVISDQMLGNTFDISAQSFYQVNTEMAEKLYQTAIDFAAVTPDDIVVDAYSGIGTIGLSFAKHVKAVYGVEVVAQAVENSKRNASLNGITNAHYVCDTAEKAMANWVKEGIKANVIVVDPPRKGLTESFINASCQMNPDKIVYVSCNVATLARDLKLYQEQGYTLRNIQPVDLFPQTHHVETVALLSKLNVDKHISVEVELDELDLTSAESKATYAQIKEYILEKFGLKVSALYIAQIKKKCGIELRENYNKSKKEKQVIPQCTPEKEDAIMDALMHFKMI encoded by the coding sequence ATGATGAAAAAGAATGATATTGTAGAAGTAGAGATTGTGGATTTGAGTCATGAGGGGCAAGGAGTCGCAAAGGTAGATGGTTTGGTCTTTTTTGTGGGAAATGCCCTGCCGGGTGAGATGATTTCCATGCGCGTGCTCAAGATCAATAAGAAAATCGGCTATGGTAAAGTCGAGGAGCGCCTCACTACATCTCCTGACCGTAATGAAGCGATTGATGTCGCTTATTTACGAAGCGGAATTGCTGATTTGGGGCATTTAGACTATGAAGCGCAACTCCGATTTAAAACCAAGCAGGTTAAGGATAGCCTCTACAAGATTGCAGGAATCAAGGAGATAGAAGTACCACTCACGCTTGGTATGGAAAAGCCCTTTGCCTACCGAAACAAGGCACAAGTCCCTGTCCGCCGTGTCAATGGGCAGTTAGAAACAGGATTCTTCCGCAAAAATTCGCATGATTTGATGCCGATTGAGGATTTCTATATCCAGCATCCTGAGATTGACCAAGTGATTGTGGCCGTGCGTGATTTACTGCGCCGCTTTGACTTAAAAGCTTATGATGAACAGGAAAAATCAGGTCTCATCCGCAATGTCATTGTCCGCCGTGGGCATTATACAGGTGATATCATGGTGGTCTTTGTTACCACCCGTCCTAAAATCTTTCGCATTGAGCAGCTGATAGAGCTTTTGGTGGCGCGGTTCCCGCAGATTAGCTCCATCATGCAAAACATCAATGACCGAGACACCAATGTCATCTTTGGACCAGACTTTCGCCTGCTCTACGGAAAAGATGTAATCAGTGATCAAATGCTGGGCAATACCTTTGATATCTCAGCTCAATCTTTCTATCAAGTCAATACTGAAATGGCAGAAAAACTCTACCAGACAGCTATTGATTTTGCTGCTGTCACGCCAGATGACATCGTGGTTGATGCCTACTCTGGTATCGGAACGATTGGACTATCCTTTGCCAAGCACGTAAAAGCTGTCTATGGTGTCGAAGTTGTTGCACAGGCGGTGGAAAATAGCAAGCGGAACGCCAGCCTAAATGGCATTACAAATGCGCACTATGTCTGTGATACAGCGGAAAAGGCTATGGCAAACTGGGTCAAGGAAGGGATTAAAGCAAATGTCATTGTCGTTGACCCACCGCGCAAAGGCTTGACAGAAAGCTTTATCAATGCCAGCTGCCAGATGAATCCAGACAAGATTGTCTATGTTTCCTGCAATGTCGCAACCCTTGCGCGTGACCTCAAACTCTACCAAGAACAAGGCTACACACTCCGCAACATCCAGCCAGTAGACTTATTCCCGCAGACGCATCACGTCGAGACGGTAGCATTATTGTCCAAACTTAATGTCGATAAGCATATAAGTGTTGAAGTAGAGCTGGATGAACTTGATTTGACAAGTGCGGAGAGCAAAGCTACTTATGCTCAGATTAAGGAATATATATTAGAAAAATTTGGTTTGAAAGTTTCAGCACTCTATATTGCCCAGATTAAAAAGAAATGTGGAATAGAGTTGAGAGAAAATTATAATAAGTCAAAAAAAGAAAAACAAGTTATTCCACAATGTACACCGGAAAAAGAAGATGCTATTATGGATGCGTTAATGCACTTTAAAATGATTTAA
- a CDS encoding CD1845 family protein — MRWILKIILFPIILLLSILISFLKFIISVSGMILGILSFLVVLGSIAALIQKDTTTFIQALIIAFLISPYGLPKIALWITAYIEFARDRLKEI; from the coding sequence ATGAGGTGGATATTAAAAATAATCTTGTTTCCAATAATATTACTTCTATCAATACTAATTTCTTTTCTAAAATTCATAATTAGTGTTAGTGGAATGATTTTAGGGATATTATCATTCTTAGTGGTGTTAGGTTCGATTGCAGCACTTATACAAAAAGATACAACTACCTTTATTCAGGCATTGATAATAGCATTTTTGATAAGTCCTTATGGACTACCTAAAATAGCATTATGGATTACAGCATATATTGAATTTGCAAGAGATAGATTGAAAGAAATATAA
- a CDS encoding DUF6017 domain-containing protein, whose protein sequence is MSMYLFDEQPIVANKALARALGLNEALILQQINYWIEINKKSGKNYHDGKYWTYNSIKAWQEKDFDYMSVDTVKRTFAKLEKAGYLLVGNYNKDPRDKTKWYTINDERLEELYLELNRKKLEHERKILEKESQNAMHNALGQNAPMEECKIHQCNDAYSIDAFDENPPMHYGSLHEPLPEITTNNSSENTSYISSENSSHLPIHKYEDLYMRDGLEGGTKKIKSYKSCLEELRESTGYNEHMELGNKIIAKTYDEIIRVLADVMILNADDTVTINQTKLPAYIVQERFRSLDSSHMEYLVNALSENEAKIRNVRAFILTAAYNAPSNMDAYYTALVSYDMREGGL, encoded by the coding sequence GTGAGTATGTATTTATTTGATGAACAGCCTATTGTTGCAAATAAAGCATTGGCAAGAGCGCTAGGGTTAAATGAAGCCTTAATATTGCAGCAAATAAATTATTGGATTGAGATAAATAAGAAGTCCGGTAAAAACTATCATGACGGGAAATATTGGACATACAATTCTATAAAGGCATGGCAAGAAAAAGACTTCGACTATATGAGTGTTGATACAGTAAAAAGAACTTTTGCTAAGCTCGAAAAGGCGGGTTATCTTTTGGTAGGAAACTATAATAAAGATCCAAGAGATAAAACAAAATGGTATACGATAAATGATGAAAGATTAGAAGAATTATATCTTGAATTGAACAGGAAAAAACTGGAGCATGAAAGAAAAATTTTAGAGAAAGAAAGTCAAAACGCTATGCACAATGCATTAGGGCAAAATGCCCCAATGGAAGAGTGCAAAATCCACCAATGCAATGACGCATATAGCATTGATGCATTTGATGAAAATCCACCAATGCATTATGGCAGCTTGCATGAACCATTACCAGAGATTACTACAAATAATTCATCAGAGAATACTTCATATATTTCATCAGAGAATTCCTCCCACCTACCCATCCATAAATATGAGGACTTGTATATGAGGGACGGATTGGAGGGAGGGACTAAAAAAATAAAATCATATAAATCCTGTTTAGAAGAACTTAGAGAAAGTACAGGGTATAACGAACACATGGAATTAGGAAATAAGATTATTGCAAAAACATACGATGAAATTATTAGAGTTTTAGCCGATGTAATGATATTAAATGCAGATGATACAGTTACTATCAATCAAACAAAATTACCTGCATATATAGTTCAAGAGAGATTTAGAAGTTTAGATTCATCGCACATGGAGTATCTCGTAAATGCTTTATCAGAGAATGAAGCTAAAATAAGAAATGTCAGGGCATTTATTTTAACGGCGGCATATAATGCACCAAGCAATATGGATGCCTATTATACAGCACTTGTTAGTTATGACATGAGGGAAGGAGGACTTTAA
- a CDS encoding PcfB family protein has protein sequence MINEEIANRVISIEINVFKATYQEILNHINKLHQRSKQHGSLGKLVKAEGSEVKLKDMVKKGQLEEIPVEEAELKELKRELNRYGVKFSVMKDKETGKYSVFFQAKDMKVMDRAFKHALAQSEKKTERKESIHKNIEKFKEMAKNSVSKDKIKNKQKEQSL, from the coding sequence ATGATAAATGAAGAAATTGCAAATAGAGTAATAAGTATTGAAATAAATGTATTTAAAGCAACATATCAAGAGATATTAAATCATATCAATAAATTACATCAGCGATCAAAACAACATGGCAGTTTAGGGAAATTAGTTAAAGCTGAAGGTAGTGAAGTAAAGCTCAAGGATATGGTAAAGAAAGGTCAGCTTGAAGAAATTCCGGTTGAAGAAGCGGAGCTTAAGGAACTGAAAAGAGAACTTAATCGGTATGGTGTTAAGTTTTCAGTGATGAAGGATAAGGAAACAGGAAAATACTCTGTATTCTTTCAAGCCAAAGATATGAAGGTTATGGATAGAGCCTTTAAGCACGCATTAGCACAGTCTGAAAAGAAAACGGAAAGGAAAGAATCTATTCACAAGAATATTGAGAAGTTTAAGGAAATGGCTAAGAACTCTGTTTCCAAAGATAAAATCAAGAATAAACAAAAGGAGCAGAGCCTATGA